A window from Lachnoanaerobaculum umeaense encodes these proteins:
- a CDS encoding ATP--guanido phosphotransferase, producing the protein MWYDNVSLKTDYNYISSRIRLARNFDDALFPDKLSDAQAGQLVDNTIFELSNMSTDLGIHTSAKILDRVSEIDRMSMYDRKILNMTLAKKKTPTGIILSDDEDISVVINGDDHIRLQTLSVGITLYDLLERANKIDDYINEHFEYAFNEKYGYLTTYPTNIGTGLRAAIVLHLPASTHSKGFSKLVSNVGRFGVSIRGLHGEGRENFGSLFEISNPKTLGISEKEIVDTVIKVANQLNANEGKLRESLINEKRLEKQDEAYKSYGVLKYARKLSLKDALSFLSSLMMGTADGLIELTNESKIYALMIGAQSSNLLKMTGRPLNEDEIDEIRAEYIRENIGDLK; encoded by the coding sequence ATGTGGTATGATAATGTATCTTTGAAGACAGATTATAATTATATAAGTAGTAGAATAAGACTTGCAAGAAACTTTGATGATGCATTATTTCCGGATAAACTCTCAGATGCTCAAGCAGGGCAGCTAGTTGACAATACAATTTTTGAATTGTCAAATATGTCTACTGATTTGGGTATTCATACAAGTGCAAAAATACTGGATAGAGTTTCTGAAATAGATAGAATGTCAATGTATGATAGAAAAATTTTAAATATGACATTGGCAAAGAAAAAAACACCTACAGGTATTATATTAAGTGATGATGAAGATATCAGTGTAGTAATAAATGGAGATGATCATATTCGTTTGCAAACACTTTCAGTAGGAATTACATTGTATGATTTGCTTGAGAGGGCAAATAAGATTGATGATTATATAAATGAACATTTTGAGTATGCCTTTAATGAAAAGTATGGATATTTGACAACATATCCAACAAATATAGGAACAGGCTTGAGAGCCGCTATAGTACTTCATTTGCCTGCATCTACACATAGTAAAGGTTTTTCAAAGCTTGTTTCAAATGTTGGAAGATTTGGGGTATCCATAAGAGGATTGCATGGTGAAGGCAGAGAAAATTTTGGTTCATTGTTTGAAATCAGTAATCCAAAAACTCTGGGTATATCTGAAAAAGAAATAGTAGATACTGTAATAAAGGTTGCTAATCAACTTAATGCAAATGAAGGAAAACTTAGAGAATCTCTAATAAATGAAAAAAGATTGGAAAAACAGGATGAGGCATATAAATCATATGGAGTTTTAAAATATGCCAGAAAGTTATCACTAAAGGATGCACTCAGTTTTTTGAGTTCTCTTATGATGGGTACTGCAGACGGATTAATAGAGCTTACAAATGAAAGTAAAATATATGCACTGATGATTGGTGCACAGTCATCAAATCTTTTAAAAATGACAGGAAGACCATTAAATGAAGATGAAATTGATGAAATAAGGGCAGAATATATAAGAGAGAATATAGGAGATTTAAAATAG
- a CDS encoding UvrB/UvrC motif-containing protein codes for MLCEKCKIREANVFYTEIIDGDQKNEHHLCSQCAKDIDQYSSIFDKDFSFSKLLSGLLGDVFEKDENKEYRQIVCPTCNTSYDDFIKNSMFGCKDCFEVFNLLINDNIKQIHGNDTHVGKKPKNYNKNHKILPRTVVAESIDSIFSDEEIKIENLRHKLEDAIKKEDFAQAAILRDRIKTIKEDNEDVV; via the coding sequence ATGTTATGTGAGAAATGTAAAATAAGAGAGGCAAATGTCTTTTACACTGAGATAATAGATGGCGACCAAAAGAATGAGCATCATCTATGTTCACAATGTGCCAAGGATATTGATCAATATTCAAGTATATTTGACAAAGACTTTAGCTTTTCTAAGTTATTGTCAGGTTTACTTGGAGATGTCTTTGAGAAGGATGAGAATAAAGAATATAGGCAAATAGTATGTCCTACATGTAACACAAGTTATGATGATTTTATAAAAAATTCAATGTTTGGATGTAAGGACTGTTTTGAAGTTTTTAATTTGTTGATAAACGATAATATCAAGCAAATTCATGGAAATGATACACATGTAGGTAAGAAGCCAAAGAATTACAATAAAAATCATAAGATACTTCCAAGGACAGTAGTTGCTGAGAGTATAGACAGTATTTTTAGTGACGAGGAGATAAAAATAGAAAACTTAAGACATAAATTGGAAGACGCTATCAAAAAAGAAGATTTTGCCCAAGCGGCTATACTTAGAGACAGGATAAAAACAATCAAAGAGGACAATGAAGATGTGGTATGA
- a CDS encoding GntR family transcriptional regulator — MDVIIDFHSEEAIYVQLCNQIIVGIATNKYHEGDLLPSVRQLAEEIGINMHTVNKAYATLKREGFVQLDRRKGAVIKIDADKLRVLDSMRKEFGVVVARGICNGVTRDEAHELIDELYNEFEVQEIEEI, encoded by the coding sequence ATGGATGTAATCATAGATTTTCATAGTGAAGAGGCTATATATGTACAGCTTTGCAATCAAATTATAGTTGGAATTGCAACAAACAAATACCATGAGGGAGATTTATTGCCATCAGTAAGACAGCTTGCAGAAGAAATAGGCATAAATATGCATACTGTGAATAAGGCCTATGCTACATTGAAGAGAGAAGGCTTTGTACAACTTGATAGAAGAAAAGGTGCAGTGATAAAAATAGATGCAGACAAACTTAGAGTACTAGATAGCATGCGAAAAGAATTTGGAGTGGTAGTAGCAAGAGGTATATGCAATGGTGTAACAAGAGATGAAGCACATGAATTGATAGATGAGTTGTATAATGAGTTTGAAGTACAAGAAATTGAGGAGATATAG
- a CDS encoding HIT family protein codes for MKDNNCAYCTQGDLLDKFGYPVGKMDSGYLYIFKEQTKMGRVILAYEDHVSEIVDISDEERNRFFFDANKIAKAIHKIFSPSKVNYGMYGDTSCHLHMHIVPKYKGGDEWDSTFTMNPDKKYLSENDYEEIAKILRRELNISK; via the coding sequence ATGAAAGATAATAATTGTGCTTATTGTACGCAAGGAGATTTGCTTGATAAGTTTGGATATCCGGTAGGTAAAATGGACAGTGGATATTTATACATATTTAAGGAACAGACCAAGATGGGAAGAGTCATTCTGGCTTATGAGGATCATGTAAGTGAGATTGTCGATATTTCTGATGAAGAAAGAAACCGGTTCTTTTTTGATGCAAATAAGATAGCAAAGGCTATACATAAAATTTTTTCACCAAGTAAAGTTAATTATGGTATGTATGGAGATACAAGTTGTCATTTACATATGCATATAGTACCCAAATATAAAGGTGGGGATGAATGGGATTCCACTTTTACTATGAATCCTGACAAGAAGTATCTGTCAGAAAATGATTATGAGGAAATAGCAAAGATACTTAGAAGAGAATTGAATATTTCAAAATAA